The following proteins come from a genomic window of Salvia hispanica cultivar TCC Black 2014 chromosome 4, UniMelb_Shisp_WGS_1.0, whole genome shotgun sequence:
- the LOC125219849 gene encoding probable plastid-lipid-associated protein 11, chloroplastic isoform X1 has protein sequence MAATCIFLPATPNFSHSSRRRTSAAAFAIRSSLTGQSQSPAAAAKRNLLTLIAGQERGLKTQSNPQALSQIIDAIDSLAAAGRGSVTTDESLSDTWRLLWTTEKEQLFIIKNAQIFGTAAGDVLQVIDVEKKTLNNVITFPPDGVFFVRSDIQVASAQRVNFQFTSAVLRGKGWEFPLPPFGQGWFETVYIDDEIRVVKDIRKDYLVVERAPYSWKE, from the exons ATGGCTGCCACCTGCATTTTCCTTCCCGCCACTCCCAACTTCTCCCACTCAAGCAGGAGGAGGACCTCCGCCGCAGCGTTCGCGATCCGCTCGTCCCTCACAGGCCAGTCTCAGTCCCCCGCTGCCGCCGCCAAGCGCAACCTCCTCACCCTCATCGCCGGCCAAGAGCGCGGCCTCAAGACCCAATCCAATCCCCAGGCGCTTTCCCAAATAATCGACGCCATCGACTCCCTGGCCGCCGCCGGCCGCGGAAGCGTCACCACAGACGAATCGCTGTCGGACACGTGGCGCTTGCTCTGGACCACCGAGAAGGAGCAGCTATTCATTATTAAAAACGCACAGATTTTCGGCACCGCCGCCGGCGACGTGTTGCAGGTGATCGATGTGGAGAAGAAGACTCTCAACAACGTCATCACGTTCCCTCCCGACGGAGTCTTCTTCGTTCGGTCCGATATTCAGGTTGCTTCCGCTCAAAGAGTCAATTTCCA ATTTACTAGTGCAGTACTGCGGGGTAAGGGTTGGGAGTTTCCTCTGCCTCCGTTTGGTCAGGGTTG GTTTGAGACAGTATACATTGATGATGAAATCCGGGTGGTGAAAGACATCAGAAAAGATTATTTGGTTGTTGAGCGTGCACCTTATTCTTGGAAAGAATGA
- the LOC125218335 gene encoding pre-mRNA-processing-splicing factor 8A-like, with amino-acid sequence MNENILKKFIRIADLHTQVACYLYGVSLFDQPRVKQICCIAMVPQWGNDEQVHLPSALPEHDYLNHLESLGWMHTQPNEQPQLSPQDIVAHAWMLSNNKQWDKEKCIVLTCSFSTASWLLTGYKLTPSGYEWGKRNRYAVKQQTMGQRDMLAYLPTYYEKVKMLLTDSFPGFYMIPDNGPWNYNFMDGKHTVHYMEYGVKLGTLLEFHHEDHQPAYFPDLSDLEEGNTAKGDGDREDTC; translated from the exons ATGAATGAGAATATCTTGAAGAAGTTCATACGCATTGCAGATCTACACACCCAGGTTGCATGTTACCTCTATGGTGTTAGTCTTTTTGACCAACCCCGAGTCAAGCAAATCTGTTGCATTGCCATGGTGCCACAGTGGGGTAACGACGAGCAAGTTCATCTACCATCAGCTCTACCTGAACATGATTACTTGAATCACTTGGAGTCGCTAGGATGGATGCATACTCAGCCAAACGAGCAGCCTCAACTGTCACCACAG gatatcgttgctCATGCTTGGATGTTGTCAAACAACAAACAATGGGACAAAGAGAAATGTATAGTATTGACCTGTAGTTTCTCTACTGCTTCGTGGTTGCTTACCGGCTACAAGTTGACCCCATCAGGTTATGAATGGGGGAAGAGAAACAGATATGCTGTCAAACAACAAACAATGGGACAGAGAGATATGCTTGCTTACCTTCCTACGTACTACGAGAAGGTTAAGATGCTTTTGACTGACAGTTTCCCCGGATTCTATATG ATCCCCGATAACGGTCCATGGAACTACAATTTCATGGATGGGAAGCACACGGTGCATTACATGGAATATGGCGTTAAACTTGGCACACTACTGGAGTTCCATCACGAGGATCATCAGCCGGCATATTTCCCCGACTTATCCGACTTGGAGGAAGGCAACACTGCCAAAGGCGACGGCGACAGGGAGGACACTTGCTAG
- the LOC125222912 gene encoding T-complex protein 1 subunit alpha-like: MAISSSTPDISGDRQSGQDVRTQNVMACQAIANIVKSSLGPVGLDKMLVDDIGDVTITNDGATILKMLEVEHPAAKVLVELAELQDREVGDGTTSVVIIAAELLKKANDLVRNKIHPTSIISGYRLAMREACKYVDDKLAVKVEKLGKDSLINSAKTCMSSKLIGGDSDFFASLVVDAVQSVKMTNARGEIRYPIKGINILKAHGKSARDSYLLKGYALNTGRAAQGMPLRVAPAKIACLDLNLQKTKMQMGVQVLVTDPRELEKIRQREADMTKERIEKLLKAGANVILTTKGIDDMALKYFVEAGAIAVRRVRKEDLRHVAKATGATAVSTFADMEGEETFDSSLLGYADEVVEERIADDDVIMIKGTKTSSAVSLILRGANDFMLDEMDRALHDAICIVKRTLESNTVVAGGGAVEAALSVYLENLATTLGSREQLAIAEFAESLLVIPKVLAVNAAKDATELVAKLRAYHHTAQTKSDKKHLSSMGLDLVKGVVRNNLEAGVIEPAMSKVKIIQFATEAAITILRIDDMIKLFKDESQNGED, from the exons atggCTATTTCGTCGTCGACTCCTGATATTTCCGGCGACCGGCAATCTGGCCAGGACGTTCGAACCCAAAATG TTATGGCGTGTCAAGCAATTGCGAATATTGTCAAGTCATCGCTTGGTCCCGTTGGCCTCGACAAG ATGCTTGTAGATGATATCGGTGACGTAACGATCACTAATGATGGTGCCACAATCCTAAAGATGCTTGAAGTTGAGCATCCTGCTGCCAAG GTGCTTGTTGAGTTAGCAGAATTGCAAGACAGAGAAGTTGGAGATGGGACAACTTCTGTAGTCATCATAGCTGCAGAATTGCTTAAG AAAGCCAATGATTTAGTGAGAAATAAGATCCACCCAACATCAATAATTAGTGGTTACAGG CTGGCTATGAGGGAAGCATGCAAATATGTTGATGATAAACTGGCTGTAAAG GTTGAAAAACTTGGTAAAGATTCTCTTATAAACAGTGCCAAGACCTGCATGTCCTCAAAGTTGATTGGTGGTGATAGTGACTTCTTTGCAAGTCTG GTTGTGGATGCTGTACAATCAGTAAAGATGACAAATGCTAGAGGAGAAATTAGATACCCAATCAAG GGaatcaatattcttaaagcccATGGGAAAAGTGCCAGAGATAGCTATCTATTGAAAGGATATGCTCTCAACACAGGCCGTGCTGCACAGGGGATGCCCCTGAGAGTGGCCCCTGCCAAAATTGCTTGCCTTGATCTTAATcttcaaaaaacaaaaatgcaaatGGGAGTCCAAGTTTTGGTCACTGACCCTCGGGAATTGGAAAAGATTCGTCAGAG AGAAGCTGACATGACAAAAGAACGTATTGAGAAGCTTCTTAAGGCAGGAGCAAATGTTATTTTGACTACCAAAGGAATCGATGATATGGCACTTAAG TACTTTGTGGAGGCTGGTGCCATAGCTGTCAGACGTGTTCGCAAGGAAGACCTGCGCCATGTTGCTAAGGCAACTGGGGCTACTGCG GTCTCCACTTTCGCTGATATGGAAGGGGAAGAAACATTTGATTCTTCACTTCTAGGCTATGCAGATGAAGTAGTGGAGGAACGTATCGCTGATGATGATGTAATTATGATAAAAGGGACCAAAACATCAAGTGCG GTTTCCTTGATACTTAGAGGTGCCAACGACTTCATGCTCGATGAGATGGACAGGGCGTTACATGATGCTATATGCATTGTGAAGAGAACACTGGAATCTAATACA GTAGTTGCTGGTGGAGGTGCTGTTGAGGCCGCCCTATCTGTATATTTAGAGAATCTGGCAACCACGTTGGGATCCAGGGAGCAGTTGGCGATTGCAGAGTTTGCCGAATCCTTACTGGTTATACCAAAG GTTCTCGCCGTAAATGCTGCTAAAGATGCAACTGAGTTAGTTGCTAAACTACGAGCTTACCACCACACTGCGCAAACTAAGTCAGATAAGAAACATTTATCAAG CATGGGTCTAGACTTGGTGAAGGGTGTCGTCCGCAACAATTTGGAGGCAGGAGTCATCGAACCTGCTATGAGCAAAGTGAAAATAATTCAG TTTGCTACTGAAGCTGCTATTACTATCCTTCGGATTGACGACATGATCAAGCTTTTCAAAGATGAAAGTCAGAATGGCGAGGATTGA
- the LOC125219781 gene encoding GATA transcription factor 4-like: MDAYAGLSVDDLLDLPNDDFLSSSSSSAAAATADFLLHHPSSSSAAEFEDSSNIPTNYSTDFTDIFRVPTEEAAELEWLSTYMDDSFTDFPASEIAIAAASVDFHGRGRSKRSRAVNQGESGAEVARRCTHCASEKTPQWRTGPMGPKTLCNACGVRYKSGRLVPEYRPAASPTFVLTQHSNSHRKVLELRRQKDLLLQQQQQEAYGRHFRVC; the protein is encoded by the exons atggATGCCTACGCTGGACTCTCCGTAGACGATCTCCTCGACTTACCAAACGATGACTttctctcttcctcctcctcctccgccgccgccgccaccgccgaTTTCCTCCTCCACCATCCTTcatcctcctccgccgccgaaTTTGAGGACTCATCCAATATTCCTACTAATTACTCCACCGATTTCACCGACATTTTCCGCGTTCCG AcggaggaggcggcggagcTGGAGTGGCTGTCGACATACATGGACGATTCCTTCACCGATTTTCCGGCGAGCGAGATCGCGATCGCGGCCGCGTCCGTCGACTTCCACGGCCGCGGGCGGAGCAAGCGATCGCGGGCGGTGAATCAGGGGGAGAGTGGCGCGGAGGTGGCGCGTAGGTGCACGCACTGCGCGTCGGAGAAGACGCCGCAGTGGAGGACGGGGCCGATGGGGCCGAAGACGCTGTGCAACGCCTGCGGCGTGAGGTACAAGTCGGGGAGGCTGGTGCCGGAGTACAGGCCGGCGGCGAGCCCGACGTTCGTGCTGACGCAGCACTCGAACTCTCACCGGAAGGTTCTGGAGCTGCGGCGGCAGAAGGATCTGCTCCtccagcagcagcagcaggaGGCGTATGGGCGCCATTTCAGGGTATGCTGA
- the LOC125219849 gene encoding probable plastid-lipid-associated protein 11, chloroplastic isoform X2: MAATCIFLPATPNFSHSSRRRTSAAAFAIRSSLTGQSQSPAAAAKRNLLTLIAGQERGLKTQSNPQALSQIIDAIDSLAAAGRGSVTTDESLSDTWRLLWTTEKEQLFIIKNAQIFGTAAGDVLQVIDVEKKTLNNVITFPPDGVFFVRSDIQVASAQRVNFQFETVYIDDEIRVVKDIRKDYLVVERAPYSWKE; this comes from the exons ATGGCTGCCACCTGCATTTTCCTTCCCGCCACTCCCAACTTCTCCCACTCAAGCAGGAGGAGGACCTCCGCCGCAGCGTTCGCGATCCGCTCGTCCCTCACAGGCCAGTCTCAGTCCCCCGCTGCCGCCGCCAAGCGCAACCTCCTCACCCTCATCGCCGGCCAAGAGCGCGGCCTCAAGACCCAATCCAATCCCCAGGCGCTTTCCCAAATAATCGACGCCATCGACTCCCTGGCCGCCGCCGGCCGCGGAAGCGTCACCACAGACGAATCGCTGTCGGACACGTGGCGCTTGCTCTGGACCACCGAGAAGGAGCAGCTATTCATTATTAAAAACGCACAGATTTTCGGCACCGCCGCCGGCGACGTGTTGCAGGTGATCGATGTGGAGAAGAAGACTCTCAACAACGTCATCACGTTCCCTCCCGACGGAGTCTTCTTCGTTCGGTCCGATATTCAGGTTGCTTCCGCTCAAAGAGTCAATTTCCA GTTTGAGACAGTATACATTGATGATGAAATCCGGGTGGTGAAAGACATCAGAAAAGATTATTTGGTTGTTGAGCGTGCACCTTATTCTTGGAAAGAATGA